From the genome of Anopheles funestus chromosome 2RL, idAnoFuneDA-416_04, whole genome shotgun sequence:
TGATGCGGTCGATTCGGATAATGTGGATGATGAGTTTGAAAAGTTGGTAGAAGATCTAAATGAAGATGATTTGGGCAGTGGAACGAATACATCTCTGGACGTCATTCCTGACAGTGTTCCACATGAAGATAAATTTGAATTGCAAACTGAATCGACAGTTCCTGTACATACCGAGCCGACAAAAGATCAAGTACTTCCTGCTGTTGAAGGATCGGAGATGAAAGAGAAAGActctttgaaaataaattcatcgATCGTAAAGCTTGAATCTTCCGAAGATATAGAAGAAGCTGTGCCTCTGACGATACAACAAGAGTCAGATGCATTGAAAAATTCAAGCACTTCAAATGAAGCTCGGAACGAAAAGGAAAGTGTTCTGAAGGAATTAGATGTTGCTGCCAAGGCAACAGAAACTATCGAATCCAGTGATTTGAAGATCTTAAATCAGCAGGATGATATTGATGATAAGCAAACTGAAATAAAACAGCCATCAATAGAGATCTCAAAGGAAGATGAGCAGGAAGTTTCTGCCGTCGGCGTTGAAATTATCATAGGCTCCGAAACTCCGCCATCTGTTGCAGAATCGGAACCACCTACACAGGAAATAGATGTGCCTGAAGAAAACGACAGTACTGAGTTGGAAATAGAACCCACGAAACTTAAGGAAGCGACAGAAAACATTGAATGTAAAACATTGCCTAATGAAACTGTAGAAAATACGGTTCGTGATTCTGAAGTGCCTGTGAATGAAGACAAGAAAATACCATCTGAAAGTACGGAAGTAAGCAGCGGTGCTGAGAACGTGCCACTTAGCACGGAGCAAGATACAAACGATGAAGAACAATATCCATCCGATCTTAATCCATTCGGAGATGAAGATGATAATGGAGAAGGTGATGAAAAAATAGTAGATTTACGAAAGGTTCCAGCTAGCGGAAAGCCTGTCCCTACTTTGCGACGCGTTAGCACAAATCCTTTCGGTAGCGATGACGAAGAGGAAGACAATCAGCAGTCTCCGTCGTCGAAACCGCCgagaccaccaccaccaaaggTGAAACCGGTCGTTGGCATTGCATCGTCAAAACCCGTCCCGGCGAATCCTTTCGATgaagacgatgatgatggtgcgaCCGACGAGCCGGAAATAGTGCCAGTATCGAAACCTTCGCCTCGTCGAACACCGGTTCCGACGCCAAGAAAAGCGCATGCCTATAACGATTCCATCAGTTCTTTGGACAATTCCTTAATGTCAAGCAGCCGGTTGAGTAGCTCGAATGTATCACTAGCGTCCAGTCTGGAGAGTGGACCTTCTTCAATGATTGTTTCGAAACGTAAGAAAGGAAAGGCGCCCGATATTCCAGTGGCACCAGTGGGTTCTTCGACACCGATCCTATCCCAGCAGCTTCAGGCAGCATCGTCTAGTGCAGAGAAAGTGTCAATTGAGAACTTATCTACCAGCAGTGGAAGTGGCACCCTGACAACACCGCGCAAGAAACGTCTAGCTCCGGCACCACCTCCGATACCTCACACTACATCCACTCCAAAACAATCTTTGCATCAGGAGGATAGCTTACCGAGAGTACCTAGCCAACGATTGCTTACTGTCGATGCGAGTCTCCTGAGCAATCCCGATCGTGAACCATCCGAAACAATGAGCCGCGGAACAAGCAACGAATCTGTGGTATACCGCAGAATTATCGTTCCGCTAGTTTTGGATGAAGATGGACCAGAGTCTCCGGTGCACGAAGGCTCAAATGCCAGTGGGCGACaatgggaaaaaatgaaagacaACAAGGAGGCACAAAACCGGAACCGTCAATCGCAAAGTTCCCCTACTAGCGAAGGAAATGGGCATAGTTTTAGTAGTCCTGGAGGGGGTTTCTCTATTCTTGCGAATAAATCGTCCCAAGGCAAATGGAAACGTCGCAAAGGTCCTGCACCAGCCTTACCGTTGATCGCTGCTCCGCTGCCGGAACGGAAACCTATCAAAATGTTACCGCTCAAGGAAATTCATCAGGAGTTGCAGATCATCGAGACGCAACAGCAGGGTCTTGAAAAGCAGGGTATCGTACTGGAAAAGATGATAAGGGAACGGTGTGAGGGTGTAGAAGCGGACATCGATCTCGATATCAGGTTGCAGGCTAACTCGAAGGAGGTTGAAGATTTGATAATGCAACTCTTCGAGCTGGTGAATGAAAAGAATGAATTGTTTCGACGGCAAGCCGAACTGATGTACTTGTAAGTATTATTAGCTTGGTGATACAGGTTAGACCATAACATTATTTATCATTATTCTGTTCATTCTTTGGTAGACGGCGAATGCATCGGCTGGAACAGGAACAAGCCGATTTGGAATACGAAATTCGATTGCTGATGGCACAACCGGAAAGGAACAAAACTGACTCGGATAAGGAAAAAGAGGAAGCTTTAATTACCCGCTTAGTCGAGGTATAGGAATAGTCGTATTGTCTTTCAACGAAAATAGTAATTAACGTTTTTATGACGAACATTTTTAGATTGTCCAGCTACGTAATGAAGTTGTCGAGTGCCTGGAGATGGATCGTATACGCGAGGCAGAAGAAGATTTGGTAGGATATTTATTTCCTCGAATTTTGAAGCTTCCCAAACAATTAATGAGCTTATTATGGGTTTCTGCTTTCATCAACATGTTTTAGTCAATTAAGCAAAGCATTGAAGAGCGAGCAGCAAGCCAACAGTCGAAGCatggaagcagcaaaaaagatCCACCTACCAGCTCTACGGCACTTTCGCTGACCGATGCCGAAAAGCGCGATTCGTCAACGAAGCTTtcgaagaaagagaaaaagaaactgaaggaagcaaaaaagttagtGAAATCGAAAAAGATTGACTCGGAAAAGGTAAGCTAATAATGAGAATTTTAGTCATAATACTATGTGCGCGTGCCTGTTCTAACAATGATTTACTCCTGTCCATGCTCAGGATGCTGATGAAACAGAAAGCAGTGCGgtaaaggagaagaaaaagaaacgaaagtttcttttctaaaCGCCATGATGCTGTATGTGCAGTGGGAGATCTACTTTACCGTgcggctctctctctctctacgtACGCCTGTAGAAGGCTTAAAGCCATATTCCAATGAAGTCAATATTCCGTTCGAGACGGTTTTGAATACATTCCTGCAGTGCTGATCAATACACGGATCCGTCCAACCGTTTATGTTATGCGAAAGCTATTCAAGTAATCATCTGAGTAATCATTCGTGAGGACGTCACGCCTTACTCTGTAACGCGTCCAGTTTCAATTATGGTCAGATGAATTAGAGGTGCCTGTTCGAATATTAGATTTGAGAATCATTAGAATTGTTGTACACCAGTCGGATGTTTCTTCGATGGGGTCGATTCCAATACGTTAACGTTACATGTTATATACCACAACGTTTGCTACATGTCCTGGACATATTTCAATCATCGCATTTAATTCAATCGTGAATCGGAGATATACACACACGAATACTGTAAGCTGGTTAGCATACTGCTTCGATACTCCGTACCATTTTTGTCCATTTCATTTTGCGCACATAATAGTTTTTAAACGATGTTTTGCTGATAATATTACTCAATTTTTACCACTATTTACATACAACAATTATAATCAGAAGAGTGTCCTTTCTTGCGAAGGTTATGTGCATAGTGATAGATGGTATGAACTATATTTGCCTAATAgtgtaagaaataaaattatgattgAGCTTACCGTTGGAGCTACACATacagaataaaatgaaaaacattttttctaaaCTTCTCAAACGATGACGTTCGAAAATCCGGTGCAGATAAACTTGTAGCAAAAGAACCGTTTTCTCACatgcacacagaaacacagTTAATCATCAATAAACAAATTCTAACAAATATACACATCAGGATTTATTAAGAACGGTACGAACTTTAgtaagattttcttttctcgctTCCGAACTGCAGTTCGTTCATACAGATAATTTGCTGCTTTAATTCGCGTACAATCATCTATTAGCTAACGCCCGCAAGTACTAGGAACAAATTTTGTATCGTTCTTTGTTCTACTAACAGTATCAATTACCTGCTGCTGTTTTAATTCCTGTTTGCTATCACGGTTTCTTGGGAAATTCCGCACAGTACATCGAATAACTTCTAAGTCAATCTACATATGCTTAGTCATCTGTAACGGTGTAACgcactaaacaaaacaacaaaacgaaacgttgTCACAActcaaccattttgtttttgggcagATCGCTAACATCTTGCTGCAGTAACTATTACAACTTAATCCATGAATCTGGCAAAAGATTTGCATTAGATTGGTCATCTGTCCATGTCTTATTCTCAACCGCAACAAACTTAAACTTAAGATTAAGAACTTAAAagcatataaaaatatataaatcgATGGTACAAATAATTAAGCTTGAAACGGATTTTACGAACAGCGTTGCTAGACATTAGGTACTAAATAATCGATTTTATCCTAATTCATGTTTCTCACACAAAAACATTGCACGCTGTGAGATAGAACTGGCATGGTTGTATCGTTTTGATTATGTATTCAACTGTAACGGTTTTGTTATAGTTTCGAGCTATATCCATTTAAGAAACTGTCTTCGACTACTACACTCGCTGTCACTACACGCTTACAAATTATACATCTAGATCAACAATTAGACACTATGATATCGTTGCTTGTTTTGCTAAGGGGTTTTGAACCCACCCATTCAAACCGCTAtgcttcgttttttcttcagagttttgttttgcttttcatgtAGAATATAGAGTTATACATATATTTGCGTTATAAATGGTTCATCTTGTTCGATAGGAGTTATATTCGTTTGTCtctcttcttttctctctctcgctaaCCAGTAACACGATTCGAATAGATATTAACACTTAGAACTCGCGGGTACGCACGTTCGGCTTACACAATGACTAGTTATAGCTCTATGTGACACTTTGTCAGAAAAATACGACTCTCCTATACTGTATCAACATTATTAGAGGGATgcgatttttgtgttttttgcttcattaacGTATCATTTtaactatgttttttttttgggttggtttttgttttatacttgTGTTTGCATGTTGCTGATTTTGCTTGAAATGTTACGAGAGACGCTTACGGTAACAATAAACACGGATTTAAGGGAATAATTATAATCGTTAACGTCGACTGCGCTCtttatgccttttttgtttccaaattTGTGTTGCTTTCTTGTATAACTGATTCAAGGATGTTTAGCAATTAGCCAGTGTTGCCTTTTGCAACATTGATAATGAAACAGGagggataaaataaataaattcccatTCATTCTTGCTCAATTGCTTGTGATACATTATTATGGTACTTTGTCACATTGCTCCATTACCGTAAGGgggaaatgtaacaaaaagttGCATTGCACAAATGATACCGTATAATTTTAACGATTTGTCGTTCGAAACAATAACCGTTAGGCAAAATCTGTTTTTACGACACATCAACATTTACTAACAGGTTGCTTTCCAACAACACACTATTAACGATGGTGTTTattgtggtttttcttttctctcgtTTGCATTTCGCGGTAGTGTATTTATATTCCATCATGTTTACTGATAAGTTTGCTTGTTTTCATAACAGTGTTTCGATTAACTAGTAAGCGGTATggttagttttgtttatttgattgGTTTGAGTCCCTCGAGATGATGCGTTATAAGTGTTTGTTTAGTATGTATGAAATCTTTCTTTTCTcctgttttttgggggttgctTCTGCACGTTTTACTCCCTGTGAcaaatgttgtgtgtgtgatttttggtgtaaaattatttgtatCTACTAACAACAATTTCGCAGATTTCAGCAATTTAGTTTTTGTCTTCGTAATAGGATACTAAAAATCTGTTGTGGGATTGTGTGTTTCGGGAGATATGATACAATCAAAGTGCTAGATCGAACTTTGGATTAGCGAACAGAACGTTCTTCTGCTGGAAAAGTCACACTCTGCAAAAAAGTGAACCCGGAGTTCCAGGCGTCCTTCTCAAGCAAGATCAGTAGATCGTTTCCCACCGGCATACATGTGTCAGGATTATAACgatgggtttgtgtgtgtatcgttTATCGTAGACTTTATCGGAACCGATCGAGTTAAATCTACACTTAGGAGTCAAAATTAGGAAGGCACATAAGTGGACTTGTGGGAACTTTAACACCTTCGCATTTGCTCTTCATCCGCTATGACATGTCACCGTTCAGTTTAGAATATTTGTTACTCTTTCCTTTCCATCTAATTTTTACTCACCTTGTCTGAGGAACTAACCGattggaaaatggaagaaagtgTTATGAATTAATTCGATAAATGTTCTATAAAAAGGaagtttggtttttcattACTCGACCTCGCGCTTGCTAGGAAAGGATAGGAGAATAATTCTTTGTGTTGAAAAGTCTTCGAAATAGTATCCCATTCGTACGAAACGATCGTATGGGAAGTtcgttacaattttttttcctcgcatcactttgttttttacactttGCTAAGATCGTAATGAATCTAACCTAGTACGTATGATCATAGGGTAagagttttacaaaaaaaaacgaccactACTGCTCGATAACGACCAATCGGAAGCGCTGTGCCGTATGCCGATTCGCCTCAATAGGTTAGGCCCTGCTTAGTGACCGTATACCAAGCCTTCACCTTGACCAGTGTCGGTGTAGGAACGTCGGACTGTGGTGCCGCGCGTAGCTGCTGTGATGGATCTACCGCAATCGGACAACAATTCAGTTCGTTCGGTCGGGTTACGGTACCACCACCACAGCAGGAACCGGGCGGTGACATTGGAGATGAAATCGTAGCAATACGGCCCGATGGTTGCAGATGGTGATGGtagtgatggtgatgatggtgctgatgCGAGGACGAGTTCGAGGAGGAAGCGGACAGCTGCCCCAGGTAGGATCCATTGCACGGTGGCAATGCCAGCGACAGTGTTTGGGGCGGTGCCAGCTTGGATGTGGGCAGTGGCGGGGGTGGCGGTGGAGCATAGCAGGACCCTTGACCGAGCCTTAGCGTGGACAGATGGAGCGGTTGCAACGGCTGCTGCGAGTGATACGTATCCTGCAGCGGAATGTGATAGTGCTTGAGCAGCGGTTGTTGgctttgctgttgctgctgctgctgctgttgagctGTAGAACAGGGCTgatgcggatgatgatgatgaaggtgaCTCGATGGATGACTGTGTTGATGGTGGAAGTGATTCTGATGCCGCGCTGTAGCGTTCGTCTTGGTTCGTCCGTTGATCAGTATCGATTGTTTGCTTGTCCGGGACGTCCGGTGTCCTTTGGACGTACCATTGCTGATGCTGTTCGTGGTgccttgctgctgctgctgcaggcaCGACGTTGGTGCACCCGATGTCGGTGGTggtatttgtgtttttgcgcTTCCGGtgctagtagtagtagtagtagtagtagcagttaCAGCCGGTTCCATTCTGTTCACTATGCTTCCTGCGGTTGTCGTTGTTGGTCCGTTCGATGTGTCGGATTTCAGTACTGCACGAGAGAAGCAGAATGGTTAGCAAAGCGTTCGCGTTAGCAAAATGGGGAAAGAAGcggttaaaagaaaaaccataaAGTTTCTGTGTTATTTACATCCAACGTTCTCAGGTTGGGTTGGAGATGAAGATGATCTTTAAAGTCGATTTTGTGGGTGAAAGATGAGAATAATGATGATTTTAGCTGCTGCTATAGATAAATTTGATCTTTTCTCACTCGGTTGGTTTTACAGTTGAATGTAAATAAGAGATAACATTGCATGGAGGTTTGAAAGATGCAATAAATATTGTTGTAAACTTCATAAAATGTTCTTTAAATTGCCAAAGCAATATTGAATATGATAAAAGAGCACAAAAATCTCACAAATCTTGACGAGAGCTTGTTTTTGAATTGACTAttagaataataaaacaaaactaatttaaaatattatttacaaaaaagttCCTACACAACAGAacctgtttttatttattaccatTAAAACACTACACGCTGTATTATAAATGTACAATCAAAAACCATTTCTTCTTCCAAACAGTCATTTTAAGTGGTTTCTCTTGCTATTCAACTGTCCAATATGCAACTCTTCACAAGTGCTACTTACTTGCCGTTTGCAAACTACTCTCGTTTGAGTTTTCGTTGCTTTCGTCACCCTTCGGTTCTTGGTCCGAATCGTCCTCATACCCCGCCCCGTTGCTACCCCGCTCGAGCACATAATCTGGCAGCGTGTGAAGTTTTTCCAGCGGTCATATGGTCGAATCGAACACACCCATCGAGCTTGAGATAAGCTGATCCTTCCGGCAACAGTCGAGAAACTCTTCGATCGTGATCACACCGTCCTGATTGGTATCCATCTTCTGTTGGTGTGCGGTTTGGTAAAGCATTGAAGGATGGATTTGCATTGCTAACATAAGCACTTTCACCGAATCTTACCTGGAAAATTGTGTCCACCTTGCTTTTAATGTTAACCTCATCGGTACCACCATCATCCCGGGCACCCATCAGCTCGTAGATGGCCGTCACGATGTCCGTCATTTCTTCGCGCGTTATCTTTCCGTCGTGGTTAATGTCGTACAGCGAGAAGGTCCAGCAGAGTTTCTCCTCTAGCGTGCCTCGCGATAGTATCGATAGCCCTTGGACAAAGTTCTGGAACAGAAGATAATTTGTTTAGTGACAATTGCATGGATGTAATGCGATGAGAATGAAGTTTACCTCGAAGCTAAGTATGCCTGTATGCTCCTTGTCTAAAGTGTTGAACACGTAGTGTGCATATAAACCTGTATTGGCTGGAAAGGAAGAGAAATTGGAGCTTTTATTGAATGACATACGGGTCTAATTTTTGAAATGATATGTGTCCAtagtagagatgtgcaaagtgagtaagagtgagatattgagttgaaacgttgtattgatcgagtttcgttcactcaccacgaggaattttagcgactcttttttcacttactcgctcatgagtgtaagcgtgtagccgtggtgagtggagttgcaaaaagagtaaatacatgtgtacatacccaaactaaccaaatgaatatactgctcgctctgcctaactatcaaacctgcaTAAGCGAACATGTGGGCTAGGctgaaggacatgaaacgggatagTTTTAGGAAATTTATTATCATACTCAGAGGCGGATCATCCACTACGCAAACTAAGCGGCCACGGGGGGCCCCAAAATTTTTGGGGGTCCTTCCTCCGATCGGTCCTAGTGGatctttgcaaaataaacctcATTGATTTAAGATTATCGACAGTGCGACTCTCTTTAGTTTTGGGGCCCAATTACCATTACGCTTAGGGCCGAGAAGCTTGATCCAACACTGTTCCTAAGGcttagccttagcttttttttgggaaatttagcaaaatttataaattggtttatgttaatgccaattggttgaaatacgtttcttttcactcaaataatgtttttaatcaaaaaaaagattaaaaaaaatgataaaaaaaaaataaaaaaattctaagaatttgaaaa
Proteins encoded in this window:
- the LOC125766529 gene encoding MICAL-like protein 1 isoform X3 codes for the protein MVKYEVPDRFSILTYLSQYYRVFSNQEPASNKKVVDKDTKTDDLTSKMANIPAFVGVPKRASCNRCSNPIFLAERISFGEKSYHRSCLKCARCGTQLTVGSFYETEIDGEYCCETCPDEEIQLEQRRESSPSSEGSGRSSIITGGVTPVAGTVGLPKNVRSSKLLDRISFFESAPLSDEEKTSNLERKTRMSNFLKETLNEVEKHKDEPPELPSNGPPSLLANSLEAKETNDAVDSDNVDDEFEKLVEDLNEDDLGSGTNTSLDVIPDSVPHEDKFELQTESTVPVHTEPTKDQVLPAVEGSEMKEKDSLKINSSIVKLESSEDIEEAVPLTIQQESDALKNSSTSNEARNEKESVLKELDVAAKATETIESSDLKILNQQDDIDDKQTEIKQPSIEISKEDEQEVSAVGVEIIIGSETPPSVAESEPPTQEIDVPEENDSTELEIEPTKLKEATENIECKTLPNETVENTVRDSEVPVNEDKKIPSESTEVSSGAENVPLSTEQDTNDEEQYPSDLNPFGDEDDNGEGDEKIVDLRKVPASGKPVPTLRRVSTNPFGSDDEEEDNQQSPSSKPPRPPPPKVKPVVGIASSKPVPANPFDEDDDDGATDEPEIVPVSKPSPRRTPVPTPRKAHAYNDSISSLDNSLMSSSRLSSSNVSLASSLESGPSSMIVSKRKKGKAPDIPVAPVGSSTPILSQQLQAASSSAEKVSIENLSTSSGSGTLTTPRKKRLAPAPPPIPHTTSTPKQSLHQEDSLPRVPSQRLLTVDASLLSNPDREPSETMSRGTSNESVVYRRIIVPLVLDEDGPESPVHEGSNASGRQWEKMKDNKEAQNRNRQSQSSPTSEGNGHSFSSPGGGFSILANKSSQGKWKRRKGPAPALPLIAAPLPERKPIKMLPLKEIHQELQIIETQQQGLEKQGIVLEKMIRERCEGVEADIDLDIRLQANSKEVEDLIMQLFELVNEKNELFRRQAELMYLRRMHRLEQEQADLEYEIRLLMAQPERNKTDSDKEKEEALITRLVEIVQLRNEVVECLEMDRIREAEEDLSIKQSIEERAASQQSKHGSSKKDPPTSSTALSLTDAEKRDSSTKLSKKEKKKLKEAKKLVKSKKIDSEKDADETESSAVKEKKKKRKFLF
- the LOC125766529 gene encoding MICAL-like protein 1 isoform X4; the protein is MANIPAFVGVPKRASCNRCSNPIFLAERISFGEKSYHRSCLKCARCGTQLTVGSFYETEIDGEYCCETCPDEEIQLEQRRESSPSSEGSGRSSIITGGVTPVAGTVGLPKNVRSSKLLDRISFFESAPLSDEEKTSNLERKTRMSNFLKETLNEVEKHKDEPPELPSNGPPSLLANSLEAKETNDAVDSDNVDDEFEKLVEDLNEDDLGSGTNTSLDVIPDSVPHEDKFELQTESTVPVHTEPTKDQVLPAVEGSEMKEKDSLKINSSIVKLESSEDIEEAVPLTIQQESDALKNSSTSNEARNEKESVLKELDVAAKATETIESSDLKILNQQDDIDDKQTEIKQPSIEISKEDEQEVSAVGVEIIIGSETPPSVAESEPPTQEIDVPEENDSTELEIEPTKLKEATENIECKTLPNETVENTVRDSEVPVNEDKKIPSESTEVSSGAENVPLSTEQDTNDEEQYPSDLNPFGDEDDNGEGDEKIVDLRKVPASGKPVPTLRRVSTNPFGSDDEEEDNQQSPSSKPPRPPPPKVKPVVGIASSKPVPANPFDEDDDDGATDEPEIVPVSKPSPRRTPVPTPRKAHAYNDSISSLDNSLMSSSRLSSSNVSLASSLESGPSSMIVSKRKKGKAPDIPVAPVGSSTPILSQQLQAASSSAEKVSIENLSTSSGSGTLTTPRKKRLAPAPPPIPHTTSTPKQSLHQEDSLPRVPSQRLLTVDASLLSNPDREPSETMSRGTSNESVVYRRIIVPLVLDEDGPESPVHEGSNASGRQWEKMKDNKEAQNRNRQSQSSPTSEGNGHSFSSPGGGFSILANKSSQGKWKRRKGPAPALPLIAAPLPERKPIKMLPLKEIHQELQIIETQQQGLEKQGIVLEKMIRERCEGVEADIDLDIRLQANSKEVEDLIMQLFELVNEKNELFRRQAELMYLRRMHRLEQEQADLEYEIRLLMAQPERNKTDSDKEKEEALITRLVEIVQLRNEVVECLEMDRIREAEEDLSIKQSIEERAASQQSKHGSSKKDPPTSSTALSLTDAEKRDSSTKLSKKEKKKLKEAKKLVKSKKIDSEKDADETESSAVKEKKKKRKFLF
- the LOC125766529 gene encoding MICAL-like protein 1 isoform X2, which codes for MSERRGTKALELWCRRIAEGYKDVKITNMSTSWRDGLAFCAIIHNFRPDLIDFASLNKDNVYYNNELAFTIAEQHLGIPSLLDPADMVKYEVPDRFSILTYLSQYYRVFSNQASNKKVVDKDTKTDDLTSKMANIPAFVGVPKRASCNRCSNPIFLAERISFGEKSYHRSCLKCARCGTQLTVGSFYETEIDGEYCCETCPDEEIQLEQRRESSPSSEGSGRSSIITGGVTPVAGTVGLPKNVRSSKLLDRISFFESAPLSDEEKTSNLERKTRMSNFLKETLNEVEKHKDEPPELPSNGPPSLLANSLEAKETNDAVDSDNVDDEFEKLVEDLNEDDLGSGTNTSLDVIPDSVPHEDKFELQTESTVPVHTEPTKDQVLPAVEGSEMKEKDSLKINSSIVKLESSEDIEEAVPLTIQQESDALKNSSTSNEARNEKESVLKELDVAAKATETIESSDLKILNQQDDIDDKQTEIKQPSIEISKEDEQEVSAVGVEIIIGSETPPSVAESEPPTQEIDVPEENDSTELEIEPTKLKEATENIECKTLPNETVENTVRDSEVPVNEDKKIPSESTEVSSGAENVPLSTEQDTNDEEQYPSDLNPFGDEDDNGEGDEKIVDLRKVPASGKPVPTLRRVSTNPFGSDDEEEDNQQSPSSKPPRPPPPKVKPVVGIASSKPVPANPFDEDDDDGATDEPEIVPVSKPSPRRTPVPTPRKAHAYNDSISSLDNSLMSSSRLSSSNVSLASSLESGPSSMIVSKRKKGKAPDIPVAPVGSSTPILSQQLQAASSSAEKVSIENLSTSSGSGTLTTPRKKRLAPAPPPIPHTTSTPKQSLHQEDSLPRVPSQRLLTVDASLLSNPDREPSETMSRGTSNESVVYRRIIVPLVLDEDGPESPVHEGSNASGRQWEKMKDNKEAQNRNRQSQSSPTSEGNGHSFSSPGGGFSILANKSSQGKWKRRKGPAPALPLIAAPLPERKPIKMLPLKEIHQELQIIETQQQGLEKQGIVLEKMIRERCEGVEADIDLDIRLQANSKEVEDLIMQLFELVNEKNELFRRQAELMYLRRMHRLEQEQADLEYEIRLLMAQPERNKTDSDKEKEEALITRLVEIVQLRNEVVECLEMDRIREAEEDLSIKQSIEERAASQQSKHGSSKKDPPTSSTALSLTDAEKRDSSTKLSKKEKKKLKEAKKLVKSKKIDSEKDADETESSAVKEKKKKRKFLF
- the LOC125766529 gene encoding MICAL-like protein 1 isoform X1, which translates into the protein MSERRGTKALELWCRRIAEGYKDVKITNMSTSWRDGLAFCAIIHNFRPDLIDFASLNKDNVYYNNELAFTIAEQHLGIPSLLDPADMVKYEVPDRFSILTYLSQYYRVFSNQEPASNKKVVDKDTKTDDLTSKMANIPAFVGVPKRASCNRCSNPIFLAERISFGEKSYHRSCLKCARCGTQLTVGSFYETEIDGEYCCETCPDEEIQLEQRRESSPSSEGSGRSSIITGGVTPVAGTVGLPKNVRSSKLLDRISFFESAPLSDEEKTSNLERKTRMSNFLKETLNEVEKHKDEPPELPSNGPPSLLANSLEAKETNDAVDSDNVDDEFEKLVEDLNEDDLGSGTNTSLDVIPDSVPHEDKFELQTESTVPVHTEPTKDQVLPAVEGSEMKEKDSLKINSSIVKLESSEDIEEAVPLTIQQESDALKNSSTSNEARNEKESVLKELDVAAKATETIESSDLKILNQQDDIDDKQTEIKQPSIEISKEDEQEVSAVGVEIIIGSETPPSVAESEPPTQEIDVPEENDSTELEIEPTKLKEATENIECKTLPNETVENTVRDSEVPVNEDKKIPSESTEVSSGAENVPLSTEQDTNDEEQYPSDLNPFGDEDDNGEGDEKIVDLRKVPASGKPVPTLRRVSTNPFGSDDEEEDNQQSPSSKPPRPPPPKVKPVVGIASSKPVPANPFDEDDDDGATDEPEIVPVSKPSPRRTPVPTPRKAHAYNDSISSLDNSLMSSSRLSSSNVSLASSLESGPSSMIVSKRKKGKAPDIPVAPVGSSTPILSQQLQAASSSAEKVSIENLSTSSGSGTLTTPRKKRLAPAPPPIPHTTSTPKQSLHQEDSLPRVPSQRLLTVDASLLSNPDREPSETMSRGTSNESVVYRRIIVPLVLDEDGPESPVHEGSNASGRQWEKMKDNKEAQNRNRQSQSSPTSEGNGHSFSSPGGGFSILANKSSQGKWKRRKGPAPALPLIAAPLPERKPIKMLPLKEIHQELQIIETQQQGLEKQGIVLEKMIRERCEGVEADIDLDIRLQANSKEVEDLIMQLFELVNEKNELFRRQAELMYLRRMHRLEQEQADLEYEIRLLMAQPERNKTDSDKEKEEALITRLVEIVQLRNEVVECLEMDRIREAEEDLSIKQSIEERAASQQSKHGSSKKDPPTSSTALSLTDAEKRDSSTKLSKKEKKKLKEAKKLVKSKKIDSEKDADETESSAVKEKKKKRKFLF
- the LOC125766532 gene encoding myb-like protein Q, which codes for MEPAVTATTTTTTTSTGSAKTQIPPPTSGAPTSCLQQQQQGTTNSISNGTSKGHRTSRTSKQSILINGRTKTNATARHQNHFHHQHSHPSSHLHHHHPHQPCSTAQQQQQQQQQSQQPLLKHYHIPLQDTYHSQQPLQPLHLSTLRLGQGSCYAPPPPPPLPTSKLAPPQTLSLALPPCNGSYLGQLSASSSNSSSHQHHHHHHYHHHLQPSGRIATISSPMSPPGSCCGGGTVTRPNELNCCPIAVDPSQQLRAAPQSDVPTPTLVKVKAWYTVTKQGLTY